A single genomic interval of Arctopsyche grandis isolate Sample6627 chromosome 8, ASM5162203v2, whole genome shotgun sequence harbors:
- the LOC143916183 gene encoding alpha-amylase 1-like: MKLFVLMFLAMAGSTLSYKNPYYWGDRSVMVHLFEWKWNDIADECEKFLAPNGFAGIQVSPPSENIIIGNRPWWERYQPSSYKLGTRSGNEAAFANMVRRCNNVGVRIYIDAVINHMTGGGGSMGTAGTVSQPSQRQYPGVPFGPPDFNHPICTITNYNDRNQVRNCELVGLQDLNQGSEYVRGKIVGYFNHLVDLGVAGFRIDAAKHMWPGDLKIIYDRVKNLNTNHGFPSGARPYIFQEVIDLGGEAISKFEYSSMAAVTEFKFSAEIGKAFRGKNQLKWLVNWGPAWGMLPQGDGLVFVDNHDNQRGHGAGGADILTYKQSKQYKGAVAFTLAHAYGEPRIMSSFAFTNSEAGPPQDGNGNIQSPSFNADGSCGNGWVCEHRWRQIYQMVGFRNAVKGTNVNDWWDNGSNQIAFCRGGKGFIAFNNDGYDMNQTLQTCLPAGQYCDIISGSKSGSSCTGKTITVGGDGRAHISISTRDYDMHLAIHVGSQSRLAVKSKL, encoded by the exons ATGAAACTTTTCGTCTTGATGTTCTTGGCGATGGCCGGCAGTACTTTGTCATATAAAAATCCCTACTATTGGGGTGATAGATCTGTAATGGTACATCTTTTTGAATGGAAATGGAACGACATTGCCGATGAATGCGAAAAATTCCTTGCACCGAATGGATTTGCTGGAATTCAg gTATCACCACCGTCTGAAAACATCATCATAGGAAACAGGCCATGGTGGGAACGTTACCAACCAAGCTCATACAAACTTGGCACTAGGTCAGGAAACGAAGCTGCTTTCGCCAATATGGTCAGACGCTGCAATAATGTCGGAGTGAG aatATACATAGATGCCGTAATCAATCATATGACAGGCGGAGGTGGTAGTATGGGAACTGCAGGAACAGTTTCCCAACCAAGTCAGAGACAATATCCAGGAGTGCCATTTGGTCCACCGGACTTTAATCATCCAATTTGCACGATCACCAATTATAACGATCGCAATCag GTTAGAAACTGTGAATTGGTTGGTCTTCAAGATTTGAACCAAGGCTCTGAATATGTACGAGGAAAAATTGTTGGCTATTTCAACCATTTGGTAGATCTCGGAGTCGCCGGATttag GATTGACGCTGCTAAACATATGTGGCCCGGAGATTTGAAAATAATCTATGATAGAGTAAAGAATTTGAATACAAATCATGGATTCCCTTCTGGTGCAAGGCCTTACATTTTCCAAGAAGTGATCGATCTTGGTGGTGAAGCAATATCTAAATTCGAATACTCATCAATGGCCGCTGTAACTGAATTCAAA TTCAGCGCTGAAATTGGAAAAGCTTTCCGAggaaaaaatcaattgaaatgGTTGGTCAATTGGGGTCCTGCATGGGGAATGTTACCCCAAGGTGATGGATTGGTGTTTGTCGACAATCATGACAATCAAAGAGGTCACGGAGCCGGAGGTGCTGACATTCTCACATACAAACAATCGAAGCAATACAAA GGTGCTGTAGCCTTCACACTTGCACATGCTTATGGGGAACCACGTATCATGAGTAGCTTTGCATTCACCAATTCGGAAGCTGGTCCTCCTCAAGACGGAAACGGTAACATTCAATCACCATCTTTTAACGCg GATGGTTCTTGTGGCAACGGATGGGTGTGCGAACACAGATGGAGACAAATCTACCAAATGGTCGGCTTTAGAAATGCAGTCAAAGGAACTAATGTCAACGATTGGTGGGATAATGGAAGCAACCAAATCGCTTTCTGTAGGGGAGGAAAGGGATTCATTGCTTTCAATAATGATGGCTACGATATGAATCAAACTCTTCAG ACTTGTCTTCCGGCTGGACAATATTGTGATATAATCTCTGGATCCAAATCTGGAAGTAGCTGCACCGGTAAAACTATAACAGTTGGAGGCGATGGCAGAGCTCATATCTCAATTTCCACTAGAGATTACGATATGCACCTTGCCATCCATGTTGGTTCTCAG TCGCGGCTTGCTGTGAAGTCAAAATTGTAA